In one Fodinicola acaciae genomic region, the following are encoded:
- a CDS encoding PHP domain-containing protein, producing the protein MTHGHHHHDHATEPVDLPPALDSSVPDEELAPGDLSRRGFLRNAGLLGAGAAAAGTFGVPVAAAASDWSGHSQHGGFRWLAGDHHIHTQYSNDAVYRVIDHVQHANAFGLDWMVITDHGSVQHAKIGVEKVNPDIVAARAKVSDTLVFQGLEWNIPAAEHGTVFVHPGRNEVSVLKEFENSFDGSVKNAGSSTPANEALAISGVNFLASAVKKRRVQDALFLANHPARKGIDSPHEIRGWRDAQPHIAVGFEGAPGHQASGIPKPYGPGSGRGAYDNSPSADSFPGYPLESYRTWGGFDWLTATVGGLWDSLLAEGKPWWITANSDSHWVYNDTSDRGPGSDFPTNGHYNDPVYAGKVGSTNSDFWPGYYSRTHVGATGFSYAAVMAGLRAGRVWVDHGGLLGGIDVRVRSGGRWVTLGDTLVLRRGSSVQLAVTIDLADRPNWAQFVPKLARVDVIRGAVTGPVADRDTFAAPKTAVAKSFQIGKTTGQATFTYDLGRLDDGFYVRLRGTDGKRGAPGFHGAAIDPAGPAMDVVGDADPWNDLWFYTNPIWVLPAR; encoded by the coding sequence ATGACCCATGGCCACCACCATCACGACCACGCCACCGAGCCGGTCGACCTGCCACCGGCACTGGACAGCAGCGTGCCGGACGAGGAGCTGGCGCCCGGCGACCTGTCGCGGCGCGGGTTTCTTCGCAACGCCGGCCTGCTCGGCGCTGGCGCGGCGGCCGCCGGCACCTTCGGCGTGCCGGTCGCCGCCGCGGCCAGCGACTGGTCCGGACACTCGCAGCACGGCGGCTTCCGGTGGCTGGCCGGCGACCACCACATCCACACGCAATACAGCAACGACGCCGTCTATCGGGTGATCGACCACGTCCAGCACGCCAACGCCTTCGGCCTGGACTGGATGGTGATCACCGATCACGGCAGCGTCCAGCACGCGAAAATCGGCGTGGAGAAAGTCAACCCGGACATTGTGGCGGCTCGCGCCAAGGTGTCGGACACGCTGGTTTTCCAAGGCCTGGAGTGGAACATCCCGGCCGCCGAGCACGGCACGGTCTTCGTGCATCCGGGCCGTAACGAGGTCTCGGTGCTCAAGGAGTTCGAAAACTCCTTCGACGGGTCGGTGAAGAACGCCGGCTCGTCCACGCCGGCCAACGAGGCGCTGGCCATCAGCGGCGTCAACTTCCTGGCCAGCGCGGTGAAAAAGCGCCGCGTGCAGGACGCGCTGTTCCTGGCCAACCATCCGGCCCGCAAGGGCATCGACTCGCCGCACGAGATCCGCGGCTGGCGCGACGCGCAGCCGCACATCGCGGTCGGCTTCGAAGGAGCACCGGGTCACCAGGCCTCCGGCATCCCCAAGCCGTACGGTCCCGGCAGCGGCCGCGGCGCCTACGACAACTCGCCGTCGGCCGACTCTTTTCCCGGCTATCCCTTGGAAAGCTATCGCACCTGGGGTGGCTTCGACTGGCTGACCGCGACCGTCGGCGGCCTGTGGGACAGCCTGCTGGCCGAAGGCAAGCCGTGGTGGATCACCGCCAACTCGGACTCGCACTGGGTCTACAACGACACCAGTGATCGTGGCCCGGGCAGCGACTTCCCCACCAACGGCCATTACAACGATCCGGTCTACGCCGGCAAGGTTGGCAGCACCAACAGCGATTTCTGGCCCGGTTACTACAGTCGTACGCACGTCGGCGCGACCGGTTTCTCGTACGCGGCGGTGATGGCCGGACTGCGCGCCGGCCGGGTCTGGGTCGACCACGGTGGACTGCTCGGCGGCATCGACGTGCGCGTACGCTCTGGCGGCCGCTGGGTCACCCTCGGCGACACGTTGGTGCTGCGACGCGGCTCGTCCGTGCAGCTCGCCGTGACCATCGACCTCGCCGACCGGCCAAACTGGGCCCAGTTCGTGCCAAAACTCGCCCGAGTCGACGTGATTCGCGGCGCGGTGACCGGCCCGGTGGCCGACCGCGACACGTTCGCTGCGCCGAAGACCGCGGTGGCGAAGTCGTTCCAGATCGGCAAAACCACCGGCCAGGCGACCTTCACCTACGACCTCGGCCGGCTCGACGACGGCTTTTACGTACGCCTGCGAGGAACCGACGGCAAGCGCGGCGCACCGGGCTTTCACGGCGCCGCGATCGACCCGGCCGGTCCGGCGATGGACGTGGTCGGTGACGCCGATCCGTGGAACGACCTGTGGTTCTACACCAACCCGATCTGGGTCCTGCCGGCGCGATGA